The genomic stretch GCGCGACCTGGTCAGGGGCGCCCGCGAGCAGCTCGCCGACCGTCCCGTCCTTGGCGTCGTCCTCAACGGGATCAGCACACCGAAGAAGTACGGCTACTACTATTGAGCCTGCGCCACGGCCTTCGCCCCCGGTCGCGGATCCGCCGCCGTCGCGCCCTTCTTGACACCCGCCGACCGGCGCGCATAGCATCCTGACGGCAACCGGAGGGAACGAGGATGGCGCGCGTCGAGTTCACCAACAACTACCAGGACCATTCGACCGAGAACGGTTTTCAATTCAAGTTCTTCTGCGAGTCCTGCGGCAACGGCTACATGTCGAGCTGGAAGGCCAACGCCGCCGGCATGGCCGGGAGCGCGCTGCGGGCCGCCGGGAACATCTTCGGCGGCATCTTCGGCCGCGCCGCCCACGGCGCGTACGAGATCGACAAGATGGTCGGGGGGCCGGCCCACGACGCGGCGCTCGCCGAGGCGGTCGCCGAGATCAAGCCGCTGTTCACCCAGTGCAAGCGCTGCGGCCAGTGGGTCTGCCGCGAGATCTGCTGGAACGCCGAGCGCAGCCTCTGCACGAAGTGCGCACCGATCCTCCAGCGCGAGATGGCCGCCGCGCAGGCGAACATCGCGGTGGAGCAGAGCACCGAGAAGCTGCGCGCGCGCGACCAGACCGAGGGCGTGAACTTCGACGCGACGATGGTGGTGGT from bacterium encodes the following:
- a CDS encoding zinc ribbon domain-containing protein, translating into MARVEFTNNYQDHSTENGFQFKFFCESCGNGYMSSWKANAAGMAGSALRAAGNIFGGIFGRAAHGAYEIDKMVGGPAHDAALAEAVAEIKPLFTQCKRCGQWVCREICWNAERSLCTKCAPILQREMAAAQANIAVEQSTEKLRARDQTEGVNFDATMVVVCPTCGAEAKGGKFCAACGASLAPKTECPKCGAKFAPGTKFCPECGQKVA